From the Banduia mediterranea genome, the window GGTGGCGTCGAGGCGCGGACGCGCATCCCGCTGATGCCGGTGGGACGCAGACGGAAAGCAGACGCCAGCGAGGAGCTCATCTCGGATACCGGGCGCAACCAGCGATTGGCACCGCGCGACCGTCCGCGATAGGTTTTGGCCAGGTAGTCGATGATCGCCGCCGATTCGTACATCACCGTGCCGGTGTTGTCGTCGACCAGCAGTGGAAACTGCTGCTTGCCGCCGATCGCCTGCGCCTCGGCACGATAGCGTGTGCCGCCCTTGGGGCAGGGCAGAATCATCACGTCGAGATCCAGCTCGGTCAGCACTTCCCGCACCAGCCGGCAATAGGGGCAGGCTTCGATGTCGTAAAGCTTGAGCGGCTTGTCCGGCTGCGTGGACTGGCGCGTCAGCACGCGCGTGCCACGCCAGCCGCGCGCGGTGCTGCCGAGGGAATTGAGGAGGACTTCTGCGGCATTCGGCATCGGATCGACCTGCTGGCAATTTGCGACCACGCTATCAGAGTCCGCCCGCCGGGGTCTGCCGGGCAGCCGTCGTGGATGCGACAATCCGCGCCCGCTCTGGCTTGGAAGGTTTCCCGCACGATGGACGAACTGCCTTACGCACACGGCGGTCCGCCGTTACAGGCCCGCATCAAGGACGCGCCCGAGGACTTCGAAGTCGTTGAGGAACTCGGCTACGGCGCCGACGGTGAGGGTGAGCATCAGTTGTTGATCGTGCGCAAGCGCGGCGCGAACACGGACTGGGTGGCACGGGAGCTGGCGCGCTTCGCCGATGTCTCGCCGGTGGGAGTCGGCTACACCGGACTCAAGGACCGTCACGCCGTCACCACTCAGGCGTTCTCGGTGCAACTGGCGGGCAAGGCCGAGCCCGACTGGTCGGCGTTCCCGCACGAGGAAGTTCAGGTGCTGGAGGTTTCGCGGCATCGGCGCAAGCTCAAGCGCGGCGCACTCGCCGGCAATCGCTTCGTGCTGGTGCTGCGTGAGGTGCAGGGCCAGCGCGATGCCGCCGAATCCTGTCTGGCCGCCATCGCCGCGCGCGGCGTACCCAATTATTTCGGCGAACAGCGCTTCGGCCGCAGCGGCGGCAATGTCGCCCGTGCCGAGAAGATGTTCGCCGGCCAGCGCGTGGACAAGAAGACGCGTTCCCTGCTGATCTCGGCGGCGCGTTCCCAGATCTTCAACGCCGTATTGGCCGAGCGCGTGCAGATGGATCGCTGGGACCGCGCGCTGGCGGGCGAAATCTGGAGCCTGGCCGGTTCGCGATCCTGGTTCGGCCCGGAACCCTATACCGATTTGCTGGCGCAGCGCCTGGCGGAGGGTGACATTCACCCGTCCGCGCCCCTGTGGGGCCGCGGCGCGCTGCCCGCGGTGGATGAAGCAGCCGAATTGGAGCAGAGCATCGCCGATGGCTACGAGGCGTTGACGCAGGGCCTGGAAGCCGCAGGCCTCGACCAGGATCGTCGCCCGACGCGGCTGACCCCGCGCGAGCTGAGCTGGCGCTGGCTGGACGGCGATGCGCTGGAAGTCAGTTTCCGTCTGCCGCCGGGGACGTATGCGACGGTGGTGATGCGGGAATTGGCGGGCGGCGCGTAGATCCTGTTTGGATCGTGTTCGCGCAAAGCCGCGAAGGCGCAAAGGAACCAGTCCACACCTTGCCGAGCCAATCCCGCTCCCGTCAGGCTACAGTCCTCATTTCCCATACCCGCTGAAACCTTCATGGCCGTCGCCTCCCTGCTGACCCTGATCGACGACATCGCCAGCGTGCTCGACGACGTTGCAACGCTGACCAAGGTGGCCGCGCACAAGACCACCGGCGTGCTCGGCGACGATCTCGCGCTCAATGCCGAACAGGTCAGCGGCGTGCGCGCGGAGCGTGAGCTGCCGGTGGTCTGGGCGGTGGCCAAGGGTTCGCTGCGCAACAAACTGATACTGGTGCCGGCCGCGCTGCTGATCAGCGCTGCCGCGCCATGGGCGGTCACGCCGCTGCTGATGCTGGGTGGCGCCTATCTGTGCTTCGAAGGTTTCGAAAAGCTGGCCCATCGATTCCTGCCGCATGCGCAGGACGACGAAGACCGCAAGCAACTGTCACGCGCCCTGCGCGACCCGGCCACCGATCTGGTGGCCTACGAGCGCGACAAGATCAAGGGCGCGATACGCACCGATTTCATCCTGTCCGCCGAGATCATCGTGATCACGCTCGGCACCGTCGCGGAATCCGAATTCCTGACGCGGGTGATGGTGCTTGCGCTGATCGCGCTGGTGATGACGGCGGGCGTCTATGGTCTGGTCGCCGGCATCGTCAAGCTCGACGACGCCGGCCTGCATCTGAGCACGCGGGCCAATCCCGGCTTGCGCGCGGTAGGTCGCGGACTGCTCGCGTTTGCACCGTGGATGATGAAGACGCTGTCGGTGGTCGGCACCGCCGCGATGTTCATGGTGGGCGGCGGCATCCTCACGCACGGCGTCGGTGTGCTGCATCATTTCGTCGAGGGTGCCGGTGAGGCCGTGAACACCTGGCCGGGCGTCGGCGCAGTGTTCGGCGCACTCCTGCCCACGCTGCTCAACGCCATCGCAGGTATCGTGGCCGGAGGGCTGGTACTGCTGCTGGTCAGCGGTCTGAAGCGTCTGCGGCCGGGGCGCGGCGCGCACTGAATCACGCCGCTCGGGTTCAGCCTCGCGCATTGTCTGTGCACAATAGGCTCATGGGCGCCGCCTGCATCCTCGCGGCGCAGGGGAACTAATCGGGATTTGGCATTTCTATCAGGCATCTCCCGCGAACGAGATCGGATCAAAAAACCAATATGGAAGACAGCCGCACGCTGGACGCGCCGGCCGCCGCTGGCGGTGCGCTC encodes:
- a CDS encoding glutathione S-transferase N-terminal domain-containing protein, giving the protein MPNAAEVLLNSLGSTARGWRGTRVLTRQSTQPDKPLKLYDIEACPYCRLVREVLTELDLDVMILPCPKGGTRYRAEAQAIGGKQQFPLLVDDNTGTVMYESAAIIDYLAKTYRGRSRGANRWLRPVSEMSSSLASAFRLRPTGISGMRVRASTPPAGPLELFSFESSPYSMAVRARLCELELPYLLRNTGKGGWKDIGPPSFRDKLFKGPMDTTRNRAWLAEHTGRVQLPYLIDPNTGTQMYESADIIRYLDKTYAN
- the truD gene encoding tRNA pseudouridine(13) synthase TruD, producing the protein MDELPYAHGGPPLQARIKDAPEDFEVVEELGYGADGEGEHQLLIVRKRGANTDWVARELARFADVSPVGVGYTGLKDRHAVTTQAFSVQLAGKAEPDWSAFPHEEVQVLEVSRHRRKLKRGALAGNRFVLVLREVQGQRDAAESCLAAIAARGVPNYFGEQRFGRSGGNVARAEKMFAGQRVDKKTRSLLISAARSQIFNAVLAERVQMDRWDRALAGEIWSLAGSRSWFGPEPYTDLLAQRLAEGDIHPSAPLWGRGALPAVDEAAELEQSIADGYEALTQGLEAAGLDQDRRPTRLTPRELSWRWLDGDALEVSFRLPPGTYATVVMRELAGGA
- a CDS encoding DUF808 domain-containing protein, with translation MAVASLLTLIDDIASVLDDVATLTKVAAHKTTGVLGDDLALNAEQVSGVRAERELPVVWAVAKGSLRNKLILVPAALLISAAAPWAVTPLLMLGGAYLCFEGFEKLAHRFLPHAQDDEDRKQLSRALRDPATDLVAYERDKIKGAIRTDFILSAEIIVITLGTVAESEFLTRVMVLALIALVMTAGVYGLVAGIVKLDDAGLHLSTRANPGLRAVGRGLLAFAPWMMKTLSVVGTAAMFMVGGGILTHGVGVLHHFVEGAGEAVNTWPGVGAVFGALLPTLLNAIAGIVAGGLVLLLVSGLKRLRPGRGAH